The following coding sequences lie in one Rutidosis leptorrhynchoides isolate AG116_Rl617_1_P2 chromosome 4, CSIRO_AGI_Rlap_v1, whole genome shotgun sequence genomic window:
- the LOC139840955 gene encoding uncharacterized protein — MPWLLCGDLNEVRFQSDRFNSEFNPNWAMRFNDFINNLRLIDIPLGGKRFTRVCDNGIKFSKLDRFLISEDFNHLWPDLHATVLDRRNSDHAPIVLKNGHFDFGPKPTKVFNEWLKIEGVDDIIEKAWIIPVQGSRPDCIMRNKLKNVKLELKKCSSIFNNLEEQIMNHSKAANRWEIKAESRLLSDIERDEWMNERKQWFEKEKIHINMMKQKARVRWNLEGDENSRYFHNFVKRRFSKNSIHGIQVNGVWNCNPQSIKDEVYSFFANNFRRTDFEYGSFDFQCTRILDEDNRLLEAKFSEVEIWKAIQNCCSSKAPGPDGFNMKFFKKFWWLLNDDIIRIFDWFWNRMEISKGCNASFITLIPKTDNPLSLTDYRPISLIGSMVWRKWIKWIRACLSSATISVLVNGSPTLEFKPEKGVRQGDPISPFLFNIAAEGLNLLTKRAIECGEIKGISVGRNKVTNGDGNDGGVSRGLFVVIKQRDEVDGCFVDGSSSGWTNWFMVVVSRKQQSIGDDGMVDMGGFMGLCNALQLKSNECDDGLMKKQLGATTWGNIIKVDSVIDSNGIDFTTSFVKEIENGHSILFWHDHWLGNCKLKEAFYRLCMLDRNKQAFVGDRIKQADDGSGKLDFSWEWDRPISGRTGADLRNLESLLASVELGNQTNGAWKWNLEADGVFRTKSLSLTIDKKRLQSAVANATLRNKSIPQKVGVFVWRALQKRIPVRVELDKRGIDLDSILCPLCKSDIESVDHILVQCSLVKELWNQFFKWWNVDSSLAISLQLVFDDSSHLTASTNIGKVIWQGANSWNTASILANVHATSFGWISKRLKKSKLIWSQWLINPASFVSGSCNSSGIG; from the exons ATGCCGTGGCTTTTATGCGGGGATTTGAACGAGGTTCGTTTTCAATCCGATAGATTTAATTCTGAGTTTAATCCAAACTGGGCTATGCGATTCAATGATTTCATTAATAATTTGCGTCTGATCGATATTCCACTTGGTGGAAAAAGGTTTACAAGGGTTTGCGATAACGGAATTAAGTTTAGTAAGTTAGACAGGTTCTTAATCTCTGAGGATTTCAACCATTTGTGGCCTGACCTGCATGCCACTGTTCTGGATAGACGTAACTCCGATCATGCTCCTATTGTTCTTAAGAATGGTCATTTCGACTTCGGCCCGAAACCTACTAAGGTTTTTAATGAGTGGCTAAAAATCGAGGGAGTAGATGATATCATTGAAAAGGCGTGGATTATCCCCGTTCAAGGATCAAGGCCTGACTGTATAATGAGAAACAAACTTAAAAATGTGAAATTGGAATTAAAAAAGTGCAGCTCCATTTTTAACAATCTCGAAGAGCAAATCATGAATCACTCCAAGGCTGCAAACAGGTGGGAAATCAAAGCAGAGTCTAGATTGTTAAGCGATATTGAAAGAGATGAGTGGATGAATGAAAGAAAACAATGGTTCGAAAAAGAAAAGATTCACATTAACATGATGAAACAGAAGGCCAGAGTTCGATGGAATTTAGAAGGGGATGAGAATTCGAGATATTTCCACAATTTTGTCAAACGGAGATTTAGCAAGAACTCAATTCATGGTATCCAAGTTAATGGCGTTTGGAACTGTAATCCTCAATCCATCAAAGACGAAGTCTATTCCTTCTTTGCAAATAACTTCAGAAGGACGGACTTCGAATATGGATCCTTTGATTTCCAATGCACTCGAATTTTGGATGAAGATAACAGACTACTAGAAGCAAAATTTTCGGAAGTGGAGATATGGAAAGCGATTCAAAACTGTTGTAGTTCAAAAGCGCCCGGGCCAGACGGGTTCAACATGAAGTTTTTCAAGAAGTTTTGGTGGCTTTTGAATGATGACATCATTAGGATTTTCGATTGGTTTTGGAACCGAATGGAAATCTCGAAAGGGTGCAACGCGTCCTTTATCACTTTAATTCCAAAGACTGACAACCCTCTTAGTCTAACTGATTATAGACCTATAAGTCTAATTGGGAGCAT GGTTTGGAGAAAATGGATCAAATGGATTAGAGCATGTCTTTCATCCGCTACTATTTCTGTTCTTGTAAACGGATCTCCAACACTCGAGTTCAAACCGGAGAAAGGGGTGAGACAAGGCGACCCAATCTCGCCATTTCTTTTCAATATAGCAGCAGAGGGCCTGAATTTACTTACTAAGCGAGCTATCGAGTGCGGAGAAATAAAAGGCATTTCAGTGGGAAGAAACAAG GTGACCAATGGGGATGGCAACGATGGTGGTGTTAGTAGAGGGTTGTTCGTGGTGATCAAACAACGAGATGAAGTTGACGGGTGTTTCGTGGATGGTAGTAGCAGTGGT TGGACGAATTGGTTTATGGTGGTTGTGAGCCGGAAGCAACAAAGTATAGGTGACGATGGGATGGTTGATATGGGTGGCTTCATGGGTTTATGTAATGCATTACAACTTAAATCAAACGAGTGTGATGATGGTTTAATGAA GAAACAGCTTGGAGCAACAACTTGGGGCAACATAATCAAAGTGGATTCTGTAATTGACTCGAATGGTATTGACTTTACGACTTCTTTCGTCAAGGAAATTGAGAATGGCCATTCAATCCTCTTCTGGCATGATCATTGGCTTGGAAATTGCAAGCTTAAAGAAGCATTTTACAGATTATGTATGTTAGACCGCAACAAACAGGCATTCGTCGGAGATAGAATCAAGCAGGCTGATGATGGTTCGGGGAAACTGGATTTTTCATGGGAGTGGGACAGGCCCATTAGTGGAAGGACGGGGGCAGATCTTCGAAATCTGGAATCTTTATTAGCTTCTGTCGAGCTAGGAAATCAAACGAATGGCGCCTGGAAATGGAATCTCGAAGCTGATGGGGTCTTTCGAACAAAATCACTATCCTTAACCATCGACAAAAAACGTTTACAATCCGCTGTGGCAAATGCAACTCTCCGAAATAAATCTATCCCTCAAAAGGTGGGAGTCTTCGTATGGAGGGCCCTTCAAAAGAGAATCCCGGTTCGTGTGGAACTTGATAAACGTGGCATCGACTTAGATTCAATTCTTTGTCCATTATGCAAAAGCGATATTGAATCGGTGGATCACATTTTGGTGCAATGCTCTCTAGTTAAGGAATTGTGGAACCAGTTCTTCAAATGGTGGAATGTGGACTCATCTCTAGCAATCTCATTACAATTGGTTTTTGATGACTCTTCCCACCTTACGGCATCCACCAACATTGGTAAGGTCATATGGCAAGGAGCAAA TTCGTGGAACACGGCTTCAATCTTGGCTAATGTGCATGCTACTAGCTTTGGGTGGATCTCTAAACGGCTCAAAAAATCCAAGCTAATTTGGAGTCAATGGCTTATAAACCCAGCCTCTTTCGTTTCGGGTTCATGTAATAGCTCGGGAATAGGTTAA
- the LOC139840193 gene encoding transcription factor BIM2-like, whose translation MKNNNDKIDATRSKHSVTEQRRRSKINERFQILRDLIPNSDQKKDTASFLLEVIEYVQYLQERVHKYEGSYQGWSAEPTKLMPWRNSHWRVPNFGQSPVIKNDSGPSPSFPGRFDEIVSIPQTVTAAAQHPALSDPIGDVNCNTINSQPELASKMPMPIQPSIPVPIQQVDGTFSHPTVQGSVGNVNLQSTDVPAADDGSSKEELTVEGGTISISSVYSQGLLNSLTQALQNSGVDLTQATISVQVDLGKRANRGLTTSGTTSVKDHENPHSSNQQVDRFQDMSNGENSDQASKRLKT comes from the exons ATGAAGAACAATAATGATAAGATTGATGCAACTAGGTCTAAACATTCAGTCACAGAACAGCGTAGAAGGAGCAAGATTAatgaaag ATTTCAGATATTGAGGGATTTGATACCAAACAGTGATCAAAAGAAAGATACAGCATCATTTCTACTGGAG GTGATAGAATATGTTCAATACTTACAGGAAAGGGTTCACAAGTATGAGGGATCATACCAAGGTTGGAGCGCAGAGCCTACAAAATTAATGCCTTGG AGAAACAGTCATTGGCGGGTCCCGAATTTTGGGCAATCTCCTGTTATAAAGAATGATTCCGGACCATCCCCATCTTTTCCTGGTAGATTTGATGAAATTGTCTCAATTCCACAGACCGTCACCGCAGCCGCACAACATCCCGCTCTTTCTGACCCAATTGGAGATGTGAACTGTAATACGATCAATTCTCAACCTGAATTAGCAAGTAAAATGCCGATGCCCATTCAACCGAGCATTCCTGTCCCTATTCAGCAAGTTGATGGTACATTTTCTCATCCTACCGTTCAGGGGTCAGTTGGTAATGTAAATTTGCAGTCGACCGATGTCCCCGCTGCCGATGATGGAAGTTCGAAAGAGGAGCTAACTGTTGAAGGTGGCACTATCAGCATTTCAAGTGTTTATTCCCAGGG GTTATTGAATTCTCTTACACAAGCACTACAGAACTCGGGTGTTGATTTGACTCAAGCCACGATCTCCGTTCAAGTTGATCTTGGGAAACGAGCAAATAGAGGACTGACGACTTCTGGCACAACCAGTGTGAAG GATCATGAGAATCCCCATTCCAGTAATCAGCAAGTTGATCGGTTTCAAGACATGAGCAATGGTGAAAACTCAGATCAAGCTTCGAAAAGACTGAAAACATGA